A stretch of Paenibacillus peoriae DNA encodes these proteins:
- the purL gene encoding phosphoribosylformylglycinamidine synthase subunit PurL: protein MAQQVSAKEPTAEQVAEHKLYQQMGVSDSEYALICEFMGRQPNYTEIGVFSVMWSEHCAYKNSKPLLRRFPTSGPRVLMGPGEGAGIVDIGDNQAVVFKIESHNHPSAVEPFQGAATGVGGIIRDIFSMGARPVAVLNSLRFGKLESDRVKYLFEHVVSGIAGYGNCIGIPTVGGEVVFDESYEGNPLVNAMCVGLIDHDKIQRGVAKGVGNPVFYVGPPTGRDGIHGATFASVELTEESEANRTAVQVGDPFMEKLVMESCLELIDSGIVLGIQDMGAAGLTCSSAEMASKAGNGLELYLDQVPQREEGMTPYEMMLSESQERMLFVVEPKDEAQALEIFERWGVICAKVGKVTDDGRLRLFHHNEVVGDMPVTALVDECPIYDKPSEIPAYYEQNAAIDTLRYAEVTDLNDALKKVLSSPSVASKKWVYEQYDYMVRTSTAVRPGSDAAVVTVRGTRKGLAMTTDCNGRYVYLDPEVGGRIAVSEAARNIVCSGGEPLAITDNLNFGNPEKPDIFWQMEKAVDGMAEACRVLDTPVIGGNVSLYNENTKGSIYPTPVVGMVGLVHDTDHITTQGFKAEGDVIFLVGETKAELGGSEFQAVVHGVSEGRPPELDLNVEKKLLTAVLGAIQGGLVQSAHDLAEGGLAVALAESGISGGLGAQVNVETTLRPDHALFSESQSRILLSASPDKASALEAHLRGLEVPVTVLGKVEGSQLTVEVNGQPALNEAVASLKQIWEDVIPCLMK from the coding sequence ATGGCGCAGCAAGTGTCCGCTAAGGAACCAACGGCAGAGCAGGTTGCCGAGCATAAACTGTACCAGCAGATGGGTGTGTCGGATAGCGAATATGCGTTGATCTGTGAATTCATGGGACGTCAGCCGAATTATACGGAGATTGGTGTATTCAGTGTCATGTGGTCAGAGCATTGTGCTTACAAAAACTCCAAGCCGTTATTGCGTCGTTTTCCAACGAGCGGTCCACGAGTGCTGATGGGACCCGGCGAGGGCGCAGGCATTGTAGATATCGGTGATAACCAAGCGGTTGTATTTAAAATCGAAAGCCATAACCATCCGTCGGCTGTGGAGCCTTTTCAAGGGGCAGCGACTGGGGTAGGCGGTATCATCCGTGATATTTTCTCCATGGGTGCAAGACCCGTTGCGGTGTTGAACTCTCTGCGTTTTGGCAAGCTGGAGAGCGACCGTGTGAAATATTTGTTCGAGCATGTGGTATCTGGTATTGCGGGCTACGGGAACTGTATCGGTATTCCGACTGTAGGTGGCGAGGTTGTATTTGATGAAAGCTACGAAGGCAACCCGCTCGTTAATGCAATGTGTGTCGGACTGATTGACCATGATAAAATCCAGCGTGGTGTTGCTAAAGGGGTCGGTAACCCGGTGTTCTATGTGGGCCCACCGACAGGTCGTGATGGGATTCATGGAGCGACATTCGCATCGGTTGAGCTGACAGAAGAATCTGAAGCGAACCGGACTGCGGTTCAAGTAGGCGATCCTTTTATGGAGAAGCTGGTTATGGAATCATGTCTGGAACTGATCGACAGTGGTATTGTGCTGGGTATTCAGGATATGGGTGCCGCAGGACTCACCTGCTCCAGCGCGGAGATGGCGAGTAAGGCTGGCAACGGCCTGGAGCTGTATCTGGATCAGGTACCGCAGCGTGAAGAGGGTATGACACCTTATGAAATGATGCTGTCCGAATCACAAGAACGGATGCTGTTCGTAGTAGAGCCTAAGGATGAAGCACAGGCACTGGAAATTTTCGAGCGCTGGGGCGTTATTTGTGCCAAGGTCGGTAAAGTGACGGATGACGGTCGTTTGCGTTTGTTCCATCACAATGAAGTGGTCGGAGATATGCCAGTGACGGCACTGGTTGATGAATGCCCGATTTATGACAAGCCTTCCGAAATCCCCGCTTATTATGAGCAAAATGCTGCTATTGACACACTTCGTTATGCAGAAGTGACAGATTTGAACGATGCGCTGAAAAAGGTGCTGTCTTCACCAAGTGTAGCTAGTAAGAAATGGGTATACGAGCAGTATGACTACATGGTTCGCACGAGTACAGCCGTTCGTCCGGGATCGGATGCAGCTGTAGTAACCGTGCGTGGAACTCGTAAGGGTCTCGCCATGACGACAGATTGTAACGGACGTTATGTATACCTGGATCCAGAGGTAGGCGGACGGATTGCAGTTAGCGAAGCAGCACGTAACATTGTATGTTCTGGCGGCGAGCCTTTGGCGATTACAGATAACCTGAACTTCGGTAACCCTGAAAAGCCGGATATTTTCTGGCAAATGGAAAAAGCCGTAGATGGTATGGCTGAAGCTTGCCGTGTACTGGATACACCTGTTATCGGGGGTAATGTCAGCTTGTACAACGAAAATACCAAAGGCTCCATCTATCCGACGCCTGTTGTTGGTATGGTAGGTCTGGTACATGATACAGATCATATTACGACACAAGGCTTCAAAGCCGAGGGTGATGTGATTTTCTTGGTGGGGGAAACGAAGGCCGAGCTGGGAGGTAGCGAGTTCCAAGCTGTCGTACACGGTGTATCCGAGGGACGCCCTCCTGAGCTGGATTTGAACGTAGAGAAAAAGCTGCTGACTGCGGTACTGGGAGCGATTCAGGGCGGATTGGTACAATCTGCGCATGATTTGGCAGAGGGCGGATTGGCTGTAGCGCTTGCGGAATCCGGGATTAGCGGCGGATTGGGAGCACAGGTCAACGTAGAAACGACTTTGCGTCCTGACCATGCCTTGTTTAGCGAAAGCCAGTCCCGTATTTTGTTATCTGCATCGCCGGATAAAGCGTCTGCGCTGGAAGCACATCTACGTGGTTTGGAAGTGCCAGTAACCGTATTAGGAAAAGTTGAAGGATCACAATTGACAGTTGAGGTGAACGGACAACCCGCTTTGAACGAGGCAGTCGCCAGTTTGAAGCAAATCTGGGAGGATGTCATTCCATGTCTGATGAAATAA
- the purF gene encoding amidophosphoribosyltransferase produces MSDEITARTLWTGDYYNEGSGKEGLFDKLKEECGVFGVYRHSDAASLAYYGLHALQHRGEESAGICVSSGDEFHYHRGMGLVKEVFNKDLMASLTGDIAIGHVRYSTSGDSKLTNAQPLVFKYRDGDLAVATNGNIVNALQIRHELEQGGSIFQTTSDTEVVAHLIARSSKDLVEAAKDALKRIVGGFAFLIMTNDKLLVASDPNGLRPITMGRLGDAYLFASESCALETIGAELLRDIEPGELLVLDKNGLHEDRYTEEKHRKALCAMEYIYFARPDSDLNGSNLHAARKRMGSQMALEAFVDADLVTGVPDSSISAAIGYAEQTGIPYELGMIKNKYTGRTFIQPSQELREQGVKMKLSAVRRVVEGKRVIMIDDSIVRGTTSRRIVNMLRDAGALEVHVRITSPPFKNPCFYGIDTPDRRELIASSKTVEEIREEINADSLYFMSAEGLIAAVGGYNEQDYKGGLCLACFDNDYPTQVDFKGEEKFGCSC; encoded by the coding sequence ATGTCTGATGAAATAACAGCACGGACGTTGTGGACTGGAGATTATTATAATGAAGGCTCTGGTAAAGAGGGGCTGTTTGATAAATTAAAAGAGGAATGCGGCGTATTCGGTGTGTATAGACACTCCGATGCCGCTTCCCTAGCATATTACGGATTGCATGCACTCCAGCATCGTGGGGAGGAAAGTGCAGGCATCTGTGTGAGCAGTGGTGACGAGTTCCATTATCATCGTGGTATGGGTCTTGTAAAAGAAGTATTCAATAAAGATTTGATGGCTTCGCTGACAGGCGATATTGCCATAGGACATGTGCGCTACTCGACAAGTGGAGACAGTAAGCTGACGAATGCACAGCCTTTGGTGTTCAAGTATCGTGATGGCGATTTGGCAGTAGCCACGAACGGGAATATCGTGAATGCTTTGCAAATCCGGCATGAGCTGGAGCAGGGCGGGTCTATTTTTCAAACGACCAGCGATACAGAAGTAGTAGCACATTTGATCGCACGATCGTCCAAGGATTTGGTGGAGGCCGCTAAGGATGCATTGAAGCGTATTGTCGGCGGGTTTGCTTTCCTTATTATGACCAACGACAAGCTGCTCGTGGCTTCCGACCCCAATGGTCTGCGTCCAATCACGATGGGCAGACTGGGAGATGCTTATCTGTTCGCATCCGAGTCTTGTGCCCTGGAAACGATTGGGGCAGAGTTGCTGCGCGATATCGAACCGGGTGAGCTGTTGGTGTTGGACAAAAATGGACTGCATGAAGATCGTTACACGGAAGAAAAGCACCGTAAAGCGCTATGTGCGATGGAATATATTTATTTTGCCCGGCCTGACAGTGACTTGAATGGTTCTAATCTTCATGCTGCACGCAAAAGAATGGGCAGCCAGATGGCGCTGGAAGCTTTTGTTGATGCAGATTTGGTTACCGGTGTACCGGACTCCAGTATTTCGGCTGCGATTGGTTATGCAGAGCAGACAGGTATTCCTTATGAGCTGGGCATGATTAAAAATAAATACACTGGACGTACCTTCATTCAGCCGAGTCAGGAGCTGCGCGAGCAGGGTGTGAAAATGAAGCTGAGCGCTGTACGCCGCGTTGTTGAAGGTAAACGAGTCATTATGATCGACGATTCTATCGTCCGGGGCACTACATCCCGTCGAATCGTGAATATGCTGCGTGATGCGGGAGCGTTGGAGGTACATGTACGTATTACCTCGCCGCCTTTCAAAAACCCGTGCTTCTACGGTATTGACACGCCGGATCGCCGGGAACTGATTGCTTCATCTAAAACCGTCGAGGAAATTCGTGAGGAAATTAACGCGGATTCGCTTTACTTTATGAGCGCCGAGGGTTTGATTGCCGCTGTAGGTGGATATAACGAACAGGATTACAAAGGCGGCTTGTGCCTAGCTTGTTTCGATAATGATTACCCAACTCAGGTAGACTTCAAAGGTGAAGAAAAGTTCGGATGTAGTTGTTAG
- the purM gene encoding phosphoribosylformylglycinamidine cyclo-ligase yields MSEAYKNAGVDIAAGNEAVERMKKHVKRTFRPEVLTDLGGFGALFGLNKDKYEEPVLVSGTDGVGTKLKLAFAMDRHDTIGIDAVAMCVNDIVVGGAEPLFFLDYLACDKVVPEKIEAIVAGIAEGCHQSGCALVGGETAEMPGMYSEGEYDIAGFTVGIVDKSKIINGSSIAPGDTVIGLASSGVHSNGFSLVRKLLLEQQGYDLHDEIEGLNGKLGDVLLEPTKIYVKSVLALLDKVKVKGMAHITGGGFIENIPRVLPDHVNVDIEYGTWPILPIFQLMQEKGAISNKDMFTTFNMGIGMVIVVDEEHAQTSLEVLKEQGEAAYVIGKVTEGSSIVTFTGAKV; encoded by the coding sequence ATGTCCGAAGCATACAAAAATGCAGGGGTAGATATCGCTGCCGGTAATGAAGCAGTAGAACGGATGAAAAAGCACGTTAAACGTACCTTCCGTCCCGAAGTGCTGACGGACTTGGGCGGATTCGGTGCGTTGTTCGGCCTGAATAAGGATAAGTACGAGGAGCCTGTACTCGTTTCCGGTACCGATGGTGTCGGCACGAAGCTGAAGCTTGCTTTCGCAATGGATCGTCATGACACCATTGGTATCGACGCGGTTGCGATGTGTGTAAACGACATTGTCGTCGGGGGCGCGGAGCCACTCTTTTTTCTGGATTACCTCGCTTGTGACAAGGTTGTACCCGAGAAAATTGAAGCTATAGTCGCTGGAATCGCAGAGGGATGCCATCAATCGGGCTGTGCGCTGGTCGGCGGTGAAACCGCAGAAATGCCAGGGATGTATAGCGAGGGTGAATATGATATTGCCGGATTCACGGTAGGGATTGTAGATAAAAGTAAAATCATCAACGGCAGCTCGATTGCTCCCGGAGATACCGTTATTGGACTGGCCTCCAGTGGAGTTCACAGTAATGGCTTCTCACTGGTTCGCAAACTGTTGTTGGAACAGCAGGGCTATGATTTGCATGATGAAATCGAAGGCTTAAACGGCAAACTGGGCGATGTACTGTTGGAGCCGACGAAAATTTACGTGAAATCCGTTTTGGCATTGCTGGACAAGGTAAAAGTAAAAGGCATGGCGCATATCACAGGTGGCGGTTTTATTGAAAATATCCCTAGAGTGTTACCGGATCACGTCAATGTGGATATAGAATACGGCACTTGGCCGATTTTGCCGATCTTCCAGCTCATGCAGGAAAAAGGCGCAATCTCCAACAAAGACATGTTCACAACCTTTAATATGGGAATTGGAATGGTAATCGTTGTAGACGAAGAGCATGCACAGACTTCACTGGAAGTTCTGAAGGAACAGGGCGAAGCCGCATATGTGATCGGAAAAGTAACGGAAGGCAGTTCTATCGTGACCTTTACGGGAGCCAAGGTGTAA
- the purN gene encoding phosphoribosylglycinamide formyltransferase codes for MNEYRIAVFASGEGTNFQSLVDAAARGELGGASVELLICDKPAAPAVARAQKAGITFHTFRPKEYPSREDYERELVALLEQKSIDLIVLAGYMRLLSSVMVDAYAGKIINIHPSLLPAFPGKDAVGQALTYGVKVSGVTVHFVDGGMDTGAIIAQRVVEVSDHDTAESLSAAIQSVERQLYPEVVGQLAQGKIQLNGRKVISLL; via the coding sequence ATGAACGAGTACCGGATTGCTGTTTTTGCATCAGGCGAAGGGACGAACTTTCAGTCATTGGTGGATGCGGCTGCGCGAGGAGAACTGGGCGGCGCCTCGGTAGAATTGCTCATCTGTGACAAGCCTGCGGCTCCTGCCGTAGCTAGAGCACAGAAAGCTGGAATTACGTTCCATACTTTTCGACCCAAGGAATATCCTTCTCGAGAAGACTATGAGCGTGAACTGGTGGCTTTACTGGAGCAGAAATCAATTGATCTCATCGTGTTAGCTGGCTACATGCGTTTGCTATCCAGCGTCATGGTCGATGCCTACGCAGGAAAAATCATTAATATTCATCCGTCACTACTTCCGGCATTTCCAGGGAAAGATGCTGTTGGACAGGCATTGACCTATGGTGTCAAGGTAAGTGGCGTCACCGTTCATTTTGTGGACGGGGGCATGGATACGGGAGCTATTATTGCACAGCGTGTCGTGGAGGTTAGCGACCATGATACTGCGGAATCCTTATCCGCAGCCATTCAATCCGTAGAACGTCAGCTATATCCAGAAGTAGTTGGCCAATTGGCCCAAGGCAAAATCCAATTAAATGGTCGCAAAGTGATTTCACTTCTCTAA